The Portunus trituberculatus isolate SZX2019 chromosome 50, ASM1759143v1, whole genome shotgun sequence genome includes the window GTGACAGGTCTTTGGGCGCTCCTGCAAGAGAACTTCTGGGAGGTGAGGTTGGCTGTCCCGTCCCTGCCGCACCCCGCCTCCCACACCCATGGCTCGGTCCTCCAGGGTGAGTGGCACTGAGAGCGCCGCTCTCAAACACTTACCTCGACATAGCTTTTCACATGCTCAGCCTCCACGTAAAATCCTTGGTCCCGTGATATAAGCATTCAATACCTGAGTCATTACACTTTTTATAATGATTTAAAGTTTTAGAAATAACATAAAAGTAATTTGAAACTCAGATGGAATTTGCGCCTTGACATATTTGACTGATTTGGGTTCAGGCCTCGAGCAGCTGaatggcagacagacagatgagtgCCTGAAGCAAGTGGCAAGCGGACGCGGGTGTGCCGTCACGAGAGATTGTTTGCTGCTGATGGGAAGTCAGATCTATTCAGgctactctctcactcaccaggTTCTCTTCCTCATCGCTGGAGTGCAGGTGAGGACAATAAAGTGTCAACAAAGTCACGTGGATATCAATAACTCATTTGACTTTCCCACGTTGCTTTTTTCAGGCCGGGTGTAAGGTTCACCTGGACGCTCTGGGTGCGGAACTGGGTGTCCAAGGGGTGGGTGGCCTTCTCGCTCGCCTGTGTTCCGTCGTGCTGAGTGAAGCGAGGGAAATAGCGGAGGCAGGCTTCCCTCAACACCGCCGCGATCTCTTCATGGAGCAAGGTaacgctggagagagagagagagagagagagagagagagagagagagagagaatatattattATGTTTCCATCCAGGGGCTGTGTGTGGGCTCTTGGGATACCATGAATTTTTTCACGAGGCCTGGGTAGCGCGGGTGCTGTCCTGGCAGCACGTAGCTGGATGTTACGGaggtcatcaccaccaacacctctccGCCACACAACACGCCGCTGCTCCGCTGCACTCGTACATTAGGTAAGCGTAAGTGGTGTTTATGACTTTATCTTCACTCAAAAGTTCCATACATTCTTATCTCAAACATCGCTGTGTCCCTGTGTGTCTATTGAGGATATTCAAAACACTTTCGTAAATCTATTGACTGTTTACAGTTTAGTGGACGTTAGTAAAACGTTACACGTCAATATAAGATGAAGCTGCGGCTTGGTAATGGTGATCGAGTACAACGATTCTTATGGAATGATAGGCATAGATGGGCTAAGCAACATATTAATACATTCGCAGGGGCCGCCGAGACGAGCTTGTTATGACCAGCGGCTGTCAGGCGCACCGCTCGGCAGTGGCGCTCGGCTACTTGGCTATCTTCACCCGTCATGCCTTCATCGACACATTAGCCGACTCTAAGTGATCGTCACTCATCCTCCTGACGCCTCACTGTCTCTTTTATTACGGTAtatgaaatagtaaagaaactGTGAATACTCTTAATCACGCTGACAAGTGTTTCATTAACATCCAAAGTAGTAACTGCTGTTGTGGGGAACGGTCTTTTCTGCTTGCCAACCAATCCCGTCACCATCACCTAGAGAGCAGAGGGACGTGTTATAGTCATTCATGAGATTCACACTATATTTGTGTGTCTTAGGAGCGAATGAGGCCAAGGGACGATCTATGAAGGGGGCGAGTGTTACGGAGTTGCGAGGCCACACGCACTGGAATCGATGGGAAAACAGAACGACCCTTGTGTGTGGATGTTGTGCACCGTGCCCACCCAGAATTCCTACAGTGGTAAGAGTAAAAAGGAATGTTCCAGTGAAGATGAGTAGAGATACAGCCATGAGTCACAGATACAGTAGCTATGTATGCTCTTAGTAGGTATACTATGGGGTCCTGCCAACCTTTCAAGCATCGTTCCATTACACTGCTGTTTTAAATAAATAGGAGCAGTATCATATATTTTTACCTGTATTACTTGCACATGTGCTAATGCAAAGATCTCAGTGTAGTTACCCTTCTCCAGCTCTCTGACTTTAACCTTttcatttctattgttttttttttttctttaacagtAACACTCGTGTATAAAGAGGTAATTTGCATGTACACgtacatacaaaaaagaaaaatgaagggattATTTTTGCCTGTTCTATACTACAGAACAATGCATGATGATGTAACACACAAAAGGTGGTTAATTAAGTATGTAAATACTTGTTTGGGAAATGATTAGGTGTGTGTATTGAATAACACTGGTGGCAGGACCCAGGTGGCAAGTGGCAGGCTGCATCCCCGCCTCACTGAAACAAGCTGTTCAAACtatcatttccttatttcaGTATTATGAGCATTGGCAATACTATTTACGCGTCATGCCTGATGACCTACATGCTTGATAATTAGCGCAGGAAAATACAGATACGTTTGTTTGGTTGGTTAAAGGATCATGACGTGTCTTGACATTTCAGTAATGTGACAACTGGAAATATTATGTATCGTAAGTACGTGCCATGTCCTcacaatgacgatgataatgataatgataacaatgatatcaataataacaatgataataatgttaataatgataataatgatgataataataacagtaactacaacaataataataataataataataataataataatagcaatgataataatgttaataataataataataatgacgatgataataataatagtaactacaacaataatgataatgataattacaataataataataataataataataataataataataataataataataataagaagaagaagaagaagaagaagaatggtaatgatgatatatatatatatatatatatatatatatatatatatatatatatatatatatatatatatatatatatatatatatatatatatatatatatatatatatatatatatatatatatatatatatatatatatatatatatatatatatatatatatatgtatgtgtgtgtgtgtgtgtgtgtgtgtgtgtgtgtgtgtgtgtgtgtgtgtgtgtgtgtgtgtgtgtgtgtgtgtgtgtgtaattcacctcggtcgtctgctggccaACCAgccagaccacaacacactccacacaccgggaatgtgaggccacaacccctcgagttacatcctgtatctaattactgctactatacatttcagcggtggacaaacggtgttttttgcagatatctcctaaacgaatcgttggatgagtatgatatttcaacacactgccctgaacatccgttcgtaatttatggttaacataccacagtgctatatgtgttatgtgaggagtttactcgtgaaaaataacgcaaagccgacgagtcatgtcgcattcgaatgaaagtgtggtccccccacacacccacccaaaccattcctaaccactactacgtctcccccgtctcggaagttctcgccctctttatccctcccctcctctccctagctcctcgcctccctcactcctgtgtccctccctacttctcccaccactgtatttatacattataatgttctgtaagtgtgtatgtatagataggattattaacgagtatggtacaatttcatgaaggcaagaagtggttcacgttgataattactgtataacagcacgtttacgtgtagtatatagaagagccatgtttgcagtcgttatggtcaaccatgtgaacatgatgtgctggaattacctgtgacaccttctactgttaggaaaagttgatactcttattgcgtactgtctacctattgatcataaaaagtggtctagtttatatataatattattttgttgttagatacgttgtttattatccagctatacggccattaacagcggaattagctattgctttcacggtcgtttgacccactctggttttcatgtccacatataccacCAATTGTAttgaataatattattaatgcatatgtatgtacatactgacgtatgtaactattatacctatacgtatgtaattacaatagggaaaaaatcaaaggtggaaggctgatggtgtgaatagaggatgaagagggaatcggggaagagggtcatgcgatactggggtagaggagtggtctgggggttcttcagggtggtggtggtggtggaggggttagacgagtaccccacactcgtccgatactgtataacacctttgatatgatgactggattaggcgtaatatcactcagtaaactcctcacctaacacatatagcactgtggtatgttaaccataaattacgaacggatgttcaggatagtgtgttgaaatatcatactcatccaacgattcgtttaggagatatctgcaaaaaacaccgtttgtccaccgctgaaatgtatagtaggtgaacaggggccacacattaagaggcttgcccatttgcctcgccgcgccgggattcgaacccgggcctctcgattgtgagtcgagcatgctaaccactacagtacgcggtgtgtgtgtgtgtgtgtgtgtgtgtgtgtaggtagatagatacatagatagatgaatagatagatagacatatataaATGGATAGACATAAAGCTATGTAAAGGGGTGTCACGTGAGTGAGAAGGTTTGAGATCTACGTGGGCTACCACCAGCTTAGACTAAAGGTAACAATGTTTACATAGAACGATGCTCACCGAGAGTGGTTAGTAGTTGTTGTCTTTAATgcaaacaagggagggaggacgggggggagtaggaagagaaggtgaagcaCAAAGCAGTGAGGCACAAGGGAACGATTTGTTCTTTAGGCCTTGTGCAGGCGAGACGTGTGTGTGCCAGTAAGTGGGTTTGGTCGCTGCCACAACACCTTAAGAGTTTGATTAACTTGGaaggtgttgtgtgttggtCAGGTGTTATCCCTCTCGTGTTTGTTGTAGATGTGGAAGGTATGTTAAACGGTGTGCAGTGGTGCTAATGTTGGAGTATGTTCGTGTGTAGTGAAGGACTTTTGCTCGTTTCTCATGAACAAGAGTATTTTAGAGGACAGGAAAAATTGCCTGACGTTTCGTGGAACTTTTTAAAGTGTATTTCTTGATACCAGTTTCCTATTTGGTACCGGTAAGTCCGTATTGGAAGATGCTATTCCGTAATGAAAACGTGTTAGTGTTCTACATTGTGGGTTATTGCGTTGTGTGCGAGAGTTGTAGGGTGCCGTGACGTTTCGGCCCCAGTTTCGTATGTGCTATGAACCAGTGTACCATTAAATGTAAAGCATTAATCAAGTATTTGTACTGAAACGTCACGGCACCCAGCATCTGGTGTGTGTTTAATACGTAAAGTTTCTGAATGCGAGTAAGGCTTCTAAATAAAAGCTTCAAAATGGTTGTGTACAATAATGTTTTGTGGGCTGTCCAATTATCCATGATTGTTACTATCTGGTGCAGTAAGTGTAAGAACAATCTACTATTAAACTAAGGCGTGTTGTGGTGTACATGCTAGGTACAGCACCACACGCTAGTGAAGTCCTTAAGTAATGTACGCAGTTTCATTAAATTTGGGTAAATTTGAGGCTAGTCACACTGATAATTATAATATAGTGAAGTTTGTCCCTGTATCATAGAGAAGGTCTTACACTTGGCATAAACTTAACAAATCAGGCGGAGGATGTTTCTTGATTGATGATTAATAACTTTGTTGCAGCAGAGTATACAAGGGAGAAGGTCGGGTCATGCCGGCCACCCCCTAAACGTGGAGGAAAAGTCTCGGGCGTCAGTCAGGATCAAGCGAATCCCACCACAAGTCTGGCTCATGCAAGGGCGAAATAGACTAAGAGATGTAgtgaca containing:
- the LOC123499758 gene encoding UPF0764 protein C16orf89 homolog gives rise to the protein MTQYASIVLIPLVVVVWLFPPPVLVKKSAARAGGQGQETEAFKISLTKNPRQLHQDLNMLFAWPGNSLDVKEQHFDIDGPFRSWVAKTFTDNFLQYSGVSLPLLLMMTVVACTRLLNYYIEHVELMNLDAVMGTRITEAQFRLAFLDVWAGEGKVSSDPNLRVVAAAVRRLHGGAALVSESGEAHVKKDDPQQYESLWALLQENFWEVRLAVPSLPHPASHTHGSVLQGLEQLNGRQTDECLKQVASGRGCAVTRDCLLLMGSQIYSGYSLTHQVLFLIAGVQAGCKVHLDALGAELGVQGVGGLLARLCSVVLSEAREIAEAGFPQHRRDLFMEQGAVCGLLGYHEFFHEAWVARVLSWQHVAGCYGGHHHQHLSATQHAAAPLHSYIRGRRDELVMTSGCQAHRSAVALGYLAIFTRHAFIDTLADSK